A window of Argopecten irradians isolate NY chromosome 1, Ai_NY, whole genome shotgun sequence contains these coding sequences:
- the LOC138307994 gene encoding uncharacterized protein isoform X4, translating to MATIECWQPYSGLGQLLSSSLVLTDGEEGEHVQGNVPRSTRRAIKFIRNQKLRPKPGLRRRETWLENQLSLSSGVDILYHDMKNKTKLRSQASWPPRVSTEKKRQWIGLDLLLDPNVNGSSKRPTKTSDEIVLYKRKSSDKSVCCVKQPFEPIPVYLEYPQCSTADKNKRLEDFDKSETPRESSNGEYRSRGEVSKPKTYTEILHYVDGSTSVGPIDTFEPIYIIGRKSKPSYYANNRRRG from the exons ATGGCTACTATAGAATGTTGGCAGCCTTATTCAGGCCTGGGCCAGTTGTTATCCTCCTCACTGGTATTAACAGACGGGGAGGAGGGGGAGCATGTACAGGGGAATGTCCCACGGTCAACAAGGAGAGCCATCAAATTTATACGGAACCAGAAACTCAGACCAAAACCGGGGCTACGACGACGGGAAACCTGGTTAGAGAACCAATTATCACTGTCTTCTGGAGTTGATATATTATATCAcgacatgaaaaataaaacaaaattacgGAGTCAAGCGTCGTGGCCACCGAGAGTTTCGACAGAAAAGAAAAGACAATGGATTGGTTTGGATTTATTGCTGGATCCAAATGTCAATGGATCTTCTAAACGTCCGACCAAGACATCCGATGAAATCGTTTTGTATAAAAGGAAAAGTTCGGATAAATCTGTATGTTGTGTGAAACAACCATTTGAGCCGATCCCTGTGTATCTTGAATATCCACAATGCAGCACAGCCGATAAAAACAAACGTTTAGAAGACTTCGATAAAAGTGAAACTCCCCGTGAAAGTTCGAATGGAGAGTACAGATCTAGAGGGGAAGTCTCCAAACCCAAAACCTACACTGAGATACTACATTATGTAGATGGTAGCACATCTGTAGGACCAATAGACACGTTCGAACCAATCTACATCATTGGAAGGAAGTCGAAG CCTAGTTACTATGCTAACAACAGAAG
- the LOC138307994 gene encoding uncharacterized protein isoform X3 translates to MATIECWQPYSGLGQLLSSSLVLTDGEEGEHVQGNVPRSTRRAIKFIRNQKLRPKPGLRRRETWLENQLSLSSGVDILYHDMKNKTKLRSQASWPPRVSTEKKRQWIGLDLLLDPNVNGSSKRPTKTSDEIVLYKRKSSDKSVCCVKQPFEPIPVYLEYPQCSTADKNKRLEDFDKSETPRESSNGEYRSRGEVSKPKTYTEILHYVDGSTSVGPIDTFEPIYIIGRKSKDINDSFSDVESFGLYSNQSDVTGQGY, encoded by the exons ATGGCTACTATAGAATGTTGGCAGCCTTATTCAGGCCTGGGCCAGTTGTTATCCTCCTCACTGGTATTAACAGACGGGGAGGAGGGGGAGCATGTACAGGGGAATGTCCCACGGTCAACAAGGAGAGCCATCAAATTTATACGGAACCAGAAACTCAGACCAAAACCGGGGCTACGACGACGGGAAACCTGGTTAGAGAACCAATTATCACTGTCTTCTGGAGTTGATATATTATATCAcgacatgaaaaataaaacaaaattacgGAGTCAAGCGTCGTGGCCACCGAGAGTTTCGACAGAAAAGAAAAGACAATGGATTGGTTTGGATTTATTGCTGGATCCAAATGTCAATGGATCTTCTAAACGTCCGACCAAGACATCCGATGAAATCGTTTTGTATAAAAGGAAAAGTTCGGATAAATCTGTATGTTGTGTGAAACAACCATTTGAGCCGATCCCTGTGTATCTTGAATATCCACAATGCAGCACAGCCGATAAAAACAAACGTTTAGAAGACTTCGATAAAAGTGAAACTCCCCGTGAAAGTTCGAATGGAGAGTACAGATCTAGAGGGGAAGTCTCCAAACCCAAAACCTACACTGAGATACTACATTATGTAGATGGTAGCACATCTGTAGGACCAATAGACACGTTCGAACCAATCTACATCATTGGAAGGAAGTCGAAG GACATCAACGACAGTTTCTCAGATGTAGAGTCTTTTGGACTTTATTCTAACCAAAGTGACGTCACCGGTCAAGGTTACTAA